One Rhea pennata isolate bPtePen1 chromosome 3, bPtePen1.pri, whole genome shotgun sequence DNA segment encodes these proteins:
- the OSTM1 gene encoding osteopetrosis-associated transmembrane protein 1, giving the protein MAPLGRLLPLLPALALALGPAAAAAGGERRRRRHLLALGEAEELSASLWGAALPGDLPELEPECRRLLAAFAEGSAALAECLGRRARPVRLCQACHRQQGRLLARYAAIARAVGNSSESHNCAKSILTSDRLQVVVTLSEFFNETWETANCANCLKNSSEGLSNSTVEFLDLFNKSLTCFEHNLQGQTINLSPNNYTEVCKNCNATYKMLNDLYNKLQRVNRQGGESGHSAHLCIDVEDAMNITRKLWSRTFNCSVPCSDTVPVIAVSSFILFLPIVFYLSSFLHSKQKKRILILPKRIQSNASLVNIQEKYS; this is encoded by the exons atGGCGCCGCTCGGccggctgctgccgctgctgccggcgctggCGCTcgccctcggccccgccgcggcggcggcgggcggggagcggcggcggcgccgccacCTGCTCGCTCTGGGGGAGGCGGAGGAGCTGTCGGCCTCGCTATggggcgcggcgctgccgggggaCCTGCCCGAGCTGGAGCCCGAGTGTCGCCGCCTCCTGGCCGCCTTCGCcgagggcagcgcggcgctgGCGGAGTGCCTgggccgccgcgcccggcccgtGCGGCTCTGCCAGGCCTGCCACCGCCAGCAGGGCCGCCTCCTGGCGCGCTACGCCGCCATCGCCCGCGCCGTCGGG aattctTCCGAGAGCCACAATTGTGCGAAAAGCATCTTGACCTCAGATAGGCTACAGGTAGTTGTGACACTTTCCGAGTTCTTTAATGAAACATGGGAAACAGCCAACTGCGCAA ATTGCTTAAAGAACAGCAGTGAGGGATTATCAAATTCTACTGTAGAATTCCTGGACTTATTCAATAAATCTCTGACGTGTTTTGAACATAACCTTCAG GGACAAACTATCAATCTGTCGCCAAATAACTACACGGAAGTATGTAAAAACTGCAACGCCACCTACAAAATGTTGAATGACCTGTATAACAAATTACAGAGGGTGAACAGACAAGGTGGTGAGTCAGGACACTCGGCACACTTGTGTATTGATGTGGAAGATGCA atgaATATCACTCGGAAGCTTTGGAGCAGGACTTTCAACTGTTCTGTTCCCTGCAGCGATACAGTCCCAGTGATTGCTGTTTCATCCTTTATTCTCTTCTTACCTATTGTTTTTTATCTGAGTAGCTTCCTTCactcaaagcagaagaaacGCATACTCATTTTGC ccAAGCGTATCCAGTCAAATGCCAGTCTTGTGAACatccaagaaaaatacagctga